The sequence below is a genomic window from Pleurocapsa sp. PCC 7327.
CTCCTATGGAGTGGTAATAGCCGAATCGGTGGCTCCAGGCTGGACAAAATCTTTGGGAATAACCATCAAAGACCCGTGTTTTGAAGCCAAGTACCTCGAAAAGTACAAAAATGGTCGCGTCAAGGCATTAAACAATATCTACGAGTCGGGAATGACTCCGTGCTACATCGAGCAACTAGAGAAATTGGAAGTCAAGGCAAATTTGGTCGCGCCGATTCTCAACGAAGGCAAGTTATTTGGGTTACTGGTGGCGCATCAGTGTTCGGAGGTGCGCGATTGGAAACAGTACGAAATCAGATGGGCAGCGCAAATTGCCACCCAAGTCGGCTTTGCTCTCGACAATGCCAAACTCCTAAACAACTCTAGCGATTTGCAAAAGCGATCCGATAGCGAAACCCAATGGATGCAGGTGTTACAGGAATGCCTTCAGCATCTGCGTCAATCGAGCGATCGCGAAGAAATTCTCGAAGCGACCGTTGAAGAAGCTCGAAGAATCCTCAACTGCGATCGCGTTCTCGTGTACGGTCTCGATCGAGATTCCTATGGAGTAGTAGTAGCCGAATCGGTGGCTCCAGGCTGGATGAGAGCTTTGGGGATAACCATCAACGACCCGTGTTTTGAAGTCAGATACCTAGAAAAGTATCGCAATGGTCGCGTCAAGGCATTAAACAACATCTACGAAGCGGGGATGACCCAATGTTATATCGAGCAGCTAGAAAAGCTGGCAGTCAAAGCCAATTTAGTTGCGCCGATTTTATATGAAGGCAAAGTATTTGGATTGTTGGTAGCACATCAGTGTTCTGGAGCGAGGATATGGCAGCCAGAAGAAATTGAGTTTTTGACTCGGCTAGCTGCACAAGTGGGCTTTGTGCTTGAGTACGCCAAGCTCATGAGCGATCGCGAACAACTGCAAAAACAAGTACAGATTGAGGTTGAATTGACGCAATATTTTACCGATGCCATCCAACATATCCGCTCCTCGCTCAATCAGAAACATATTCTCGAAGTCAGCACTGAAGAAGTCAGAAGAGTCCTCAACTGCGATCGCGTCGTCGTCTACAGCCTCAATCGAGACTCCTATGGCGTGGTAGTTGCCGAATCAGTTCTCCCAGGCTATCCCAAAGCTTTGGGGCGGACGATAGAAGACCCCTGTTTTGAAGCTCGCTATCTAGACAAATATAAAAATGGTCGCGTCCGGGCACTCAACAATATCCGCGAAGCGGGAATGACCCAATGCTATATCGAGCAGCTAGAAAAGCTGGCAGTCAAGGCAAATTTAGTTATGCCAATTCTCAACGAAGGCAAGTTATTTGGCTTATTGGTAGCGCATCAGTGTTCGAGTCCGCGCGAGTGGAAGCAGTATGAAATCAGATGGGTAGCGCAAATTGCCACTCAAGTCGGCTTTGCTCTCGATAATGCCACCCTCCTACGACAAGTCAAGCAATCTTCTCAGGCAGCGGAGCATAGCTCAAAAGAGCAACATAAACAAATAGAACTGCACAAGCAGGAAATCTCAGAAATGCTCAGCCAAACAGATTGCCAGAAGCTTTCGACTGAAGCCCTTCGCCAGTCGGAAGCCATTATTAATATCCTTCATAAAATTCAAGGGGTTGTCGATTTCGCCAGAGGAGTTGTTTTCAGCGCTCAACAAATAAAACTGCAAGAACAGCAGGCTAATTTGACAGTACAAGCCGTTCGAGAAACCCTCAACCAGTCGTTAGATAGTATTTCTGCTATCGGGGACGCATTTAAAGATGCCTCGGTGAAAGTCATGCGTCTGAGTCAGTCTTCCCAAAAGCTCTTTGAGGCAGTACGCACAATTAAGGAATTAGCAAAGCAAATGACCCAACAATCGATGAATGTAACAATTATGGCAGGTCGAACCGGATATGTTGGGCAAGACTCTGTTGGCGAACTGGCTGAGAGCGTGCTATCTCTAACGCAGAAATTAGTCGAGGCGACAGCAAACATAGAACCGCTCTTTAGTGCGATCGAACTAGAAATCAAAGAACTGGCTTTTGGGATGGAGGAAGGGAAGCAACGGTTGTTTGGCGGAACTGAACCGATCGAAGAAACTCGGCAAAAGCTTGATTGGGTGATGACTGTCAATGACAAAACGAATGCTCTGGCAGACAAAATCGCCCAAGCTGCGACTAAAGGAGTTCAAACTTCGACCTCCGCTAGTCAATCGGTTCAGGAAGTTGCTAACCTTGCCAACCAGATTTTAGAGCAATCCATAGCTGTAACCGAATCCTTTAACAAGCTGGCAGCATTGACTCAAAAGCTTTAAACGGTTGCAAAAACTTTCTTTCGTACCTAATAACAAGCAGGCTATGGTTATCAATCCCGAATTAAGAGAGCAAGCCTACCAACTTTTTCGAGAAGAAGCTCTAGAACTCCTACAGCAGGTTGAAGAGATCTTGCAAGCGTTGCTAGACGACCCTAATTTAGCTAAACACGATGGCTTGAATCAAGCAATAAATTTTCTCGAAACCCTCCAAGACGGAGCTTCTCAACTTGACTTAATTGAGGTTCAAATCTCAATTTATCATCTGCAATCTCTCTTAGGATCTCTCGAGCAAGAATCCGTTGAAATTAACCCCGAACTAACACGGGAACTCGAGCAAGCCAAAACCAATCTCCGGACAACGTTACTCGCTTGCTTCGACACGAACCCATCAGCAGAAAGCCCTGAGACTAGCAACAAAGACGAGCCATCGAATGCCGACAAACCGAATATGGATATTCATGAGTCAATTTTATATATAGAACTAAGTCAGTCTCTCGAACGATTAGAAAAATTCCTATCCGCACCAGAGACGGATGTCCTAAAACTTAGGAGACATATAGAAGCCATTTTGGCTCTTGGGGAGATGTTGGGACTCTCTGAGTTAGTCGCGATCGCTCAAACTACTCTATCTGTTCTGCAAGCCAGCCCTAACATAGCTCGCACTATCGGTCAGCTAGCCTTAGTCTGCTTTTGTAGCGTTAGAGATCTACTCTCGCACAATAATCTGCCTACAGAAATTTTAGAGCAATCTCTAACATTGATATCACAGTGGGATAAAAATCATCAAGACAAGGAGCCTGTGTCAGCAACAGTACAATTGTCTAAGCAGACATCGGACAATCTTCTACTACCGGAAAAAACCCAAGCTCCAACTGAATTAGAGCTAAAAGCTTTAGCGAAGATGAATCCACCTGTCTCTTCAGAGTGGACGCTCAAGACTTCCCAACTATTTGTTTGGTTAGTAGGAGATGCTATCTTTACCTTGCCCTGCAACAGGATTGAAGAAAATTTGCTGCCCAAAGTTATACAAATGATTCAATTTGAGAAGCGGCGGTTTTTGCAATGGCGCAAGCAAATTGCTCCAATTTATCAACTGTCCGAACTGCTAAGCAACTGTCCTTTGCCAGAACTAAATCCCAGCCAGGGTGGAGGAACTTCTTCTGGTGAGATAACGCTAACGCTGGTCATCAAACAAAGTCAGCAAATTATTGCCTTAGAGTCAGCGATCGACCATCTAATTACCAAGTCAGAACTTGTTGTCAAGCCTTTCGATCCCGCACTCGTGCTTCCTAGTTATTGCTACGGCTACTGTGCCTGGGAAAGCGAGCGCCTTGTTAAAATCATCGATGTTGCTGCTCTGCTCGACGAGATCTTTTCTCAACATAAAATGTTAGAAAGGGGTAGTTTTGCCAAAACCCATCAAGGCGATCGCGTTTCAGTTTAGTCTATAGGATGGGTTGTGTTGCCAAAAAATTATTCAATATGTCACGCGGGGATCAAATTTACGTCTACAGGGAATTAATTAACCTGCAAGGCGTTTACGAACATCACGGGATCGACTGCGGTGATGGGAGTGTCATTCATTATCGCAAACCCAGCGAAACCATCGAAAGAACCTCAATAGAAACTTTTACCAGAGGAAATCAAATTTACGTCAGAGAATATCCAACAGGATTTTGTTTTATTGCGGATGTCGTCGTCGATCGCGCCCAAAGTCGATTGGGCGAGCGAAAATACAATTTACTATTCAATAATTGCGAGCATTTTGCAACTTGGTGTAAAACTGGCATTAGCGATAGCAAACAAATTAGAGAGTTTGTGCCAATCGTAACTCAACTCAATACCTCTCAATTATACGAACCTCTCAAACAAGCTCTGCGAGGTTCAGATCCTAAAAATGCCCAACAGATCTTAAATGAAGCTTTGAGGGATATAAAAGTGGTCTGGGACGATATACAACCTCGCTATAAAGCAGCCCTTCAAGAAGTAGATGACTGGAATCGAGTAGCGGTAGAAGCCCTCAAGCTAAATCGAGAAGATTTAGCCAAGGAAGCCCTAAAACGAAAGCTAACCTCTAAAAAACAGGCTGGGGATCTGCAAGAACAATTGCAGCAGCTAGCAACAATAACAGAAACGCTGCTCCGTAACAGTCAGAATTTACAACCTTAAAAAACTTGACTGAGCGGTAAAACTTCAGAAAGCTGCTGATATGATTTTCCTAGCAAAATCCCCCTTAGCTGGAAACGAATGACTTTTTCAAAACTCTCCTTGCCTTCGTGGTTGAACCTATTAGTGCGTCCTAGCATCTCATCGCAATTGATGCTCTTTGGACTAATTATTACGGTTGTTTTCATCCTGCTAGCAATTTTCTGCCCGCTACTAACCGCTTGGGGACTCATCCCAGATCCTACCGATTTGTTAAGCAATAACCCTCTCGAACCCCCAGAAAGCCGCCATTGGTTCGGCACGAACGTTCGCGGCTACGACGTGTTTGCACGTACCCTCTATGGTTCTCAAGCAGCGTTAGAGGTCGTTCTTCTCGCTACCACTCTCTCCCTAATCATCGGCGTTCCCTTGGGGTTAATTAGCGGTTATCTCGGCGGTAGAGTCGATAAAATTCTGCTATTTTTAATGGATACTATTTATACGCTGCCGGGATTGTTGCTGTCGGTGACTCTAGCTTTCGTATTGGGGCGGGGAATTTTGAACGTCGCGATCGCAGTTAGCATTTCCTATATCCCCCAATACTATCGCGTCGTTCGCAACCATACGACCAGCGTTAAAACAGAATTGTTCGTCGAAGCTGCACAAGCGATGGGGGCAACTCCTACTAGGGTTCTCTCCCGCTATCTATTTTTCAATGTCATTCAAAGCGTTCCCGTCCTATTTACCCTCAATGCAGCAGATGCGATTTTGATTTTAGGAGGATTGGGATTTTTGGGATTGGGACTGCCACAAGAAGTCCCGGAATGGGGACACGATTTAAAAGAAGCGATGCCAGATCTCTCGATCGGAATTTGGTGGACGACTTTGTTTCCCGGTCTTGCCTTGACTTTAATGGTAACGGGATTGTCTTTGTTAGGCGAGGGGTTGAGCGAGATCTTTAATCCTCGCTTGCGGAAAAAGATATGAAGTGAGCTAACAGCATGTTGAGCGTCGCGATAGCACAGCGAAACATCTTCTACCAATTCGCAATTATCAGTTCGCAAAATTAGTCAGCATCTAATTAAATCTGTATTAGGGGTAAAGAGGAGATACGTGCAAATTTGAATACAATGTAAAGATTTGTAACAATCGCCCTTCAAAGTAAGAGTATCCGTTCATCCAAGGATTGGGAAATCGCTTCCATATCAATCACATAATCCCCGAATCGTTTAATGTGAGTGGTTAAATAAGGACTCAAACAGGCCACATCCTCACGCTCCAGAAGATACCCCTCACTTTGAAGCTGCTGCAAAACCTCGGTCAAATCCACCACATTCTGGAAGATGACCGCATTAGCAATCAGGTCATTATACTTAATGCTCTTTTCCTGTTGTTCTGGGTCATTACTAGCAATTTAATTTATAGTTAGAAAATGAAACTTTATCACATCGGTTTTGGGACAGAAGATTTAGGCGACAATCCACCCAAGCTAGCATTTTTATCCGGGGAACCGGAGCGATCGCGCTACATTGCCCAAAACTACTTACGCGATTTTCGTTTATTATCAGACTATCGAGGACTCAATAGCTACTTGGGTTATCTATCTAACGGTCAACCTATTTTAGCTGCGACTAGCGGCATGGGCGCGCCTTCTCTTAGTATTGTCGTCAACGAATTGATTCAGGTTGGTATTACCGAAATTATTCACGTTGGCACATGCGGTTCGATTCAGCCACACGTGCCAATAGGCAGTCTCGTTATCTCCCAAGCCGCTTTATGCCGACAGGGTGCTGCCAACGACATTGCCCCTCTAGAGTATCCTGCCGCCGCCGATCCCTTTTTGACCGTCGCTTTGGCGCGATCGGCGCAAGCATTGAAAGTCGATTATCATCTAGGCATTACTGCTTCTGTGGATACTTTTTATGAAGGTCAAGAGCGTTATGAATCTTCTGCTAATCCCCATCTGCAACGTTGGCTGCAAGGAATTACTCAAGAATATCGAAACTTAAATATTTTGAATTATGAAATGGAAGCAGGAACGTTGTTCAAAATGGCAGGAGTCTATGGCTTTTCTGCTGGCTGTATCTGTGCGGTAGTCGCTCAACGGATAGAAAAAGAAAGTATCGTTCTAGAGAGTAAAGGAGCTGCTGTTGAAAGCGCGATCGCAGTGGCAATGAAAGCAGCAGAAAGCGAGTTATATCAATTCCGTTAATATTGGAATTGTATACATAGTAGTTATAGTAGTGCGAGCATCCCGATCGCATATAGTCTTCCCTGCGTGAGTAAAACGATAGAAATTCGTCTCTAGAGAACAACAATAATCACTATTAGCTCGACTTTACTTGCTGTGAATTGCGTGATTATCCCGATCCTGTGACTGTGAAGGTTCGATCTGATACTTTACTAGATCGGCGAGATCCTGTAATTGAGCGATCGCTTCTGCGCCTTCTAGTTTCATCAATTCGCGATCGTCGCGCATTTCTGTCCAAGTGATCCCATAATCGGACACCAAAAAGCGAATTAAATGATTCTCTCCCAGGCTAACCATAAATGAAGCGCTATTCATTTGGCTGCCGCAAGTATAGCAAGAAGCCAAATAGCCTCGGTTTTCAAGAACGATCGCCAATGCTTGGAGATTCATTACCAAGTCCCGAACAAATTGGCGGTGCTGTTGTGCTAGTCGTATAAACACCTCTATTCCTCCTAATAACACTCCTCATTATAAAACCTTAAGACTTTTTTAAGATTCTCGAGCGTGAAAATGATGTACCCTTTTGAAAATTAATAGACGCTATCCTCGCTGGCGAGCCACTATGCACTAGACTAGCTCGATTCTCTCGAATTGCCCAGTATCAAGAATTACACTTAAATTTCAGATAGCTACCTTAATCGATCGTGCCCGTTTTTAAGAATTTAGGCATCATAGGCAATACATAATTTAACAAATGGAGCCAAACAAGGCGATTGTGCGTCGATCTAGCCGAAGGTGCTACTCTAGTTGGGTGGAGTAGAATGCAGACTTCTAGATAGTAGCGATGACGATTACTCAACTGTTTAATGTTTCCAATCTTTTCGTTTTGCCTTTCTGGGCATTGATGATTCTCCTGCCTAACTGGGGAGTCACCAAAAAAGTGATGGAGTCCTTTCTTCCATTTGTAGCGCTTGCTGTGCTTTATATTTATTTTTTTGTTGGGGCTATTACGCCCGAATCGGCACAAGCCCTTGCCAGCCCTCAGTTAGCCGATCTCGCTAAGGCCTTTTCAGATGAAACAGTCATGGCAACGGGCTGGACTCATTTTTTAGTAATGGATTTATTTGTCGGCAGGTGGATTTATTGGGAAGGACAGCGAACTGGCGTTTGGACGCTTCACTCTCTAATTCTTTGCCTGTTTGCTGGTCCTGTAGGGCTATTATCTCACATTTTGACGGCTTGGATTGCCAAGCGGTTTTTTTCGGCTATAGAAACAGAAGCGCCCTCTACTACAGCTACAACTGAAAGTTAAATTTTTACCGGAAAAATTCTCGAATCGCCGAATATGTCTCTTCTGGGGCTTCTTCTGCGAGAAAATGACCGCAGTTAATAGCGTTTCCCTTCACGGCGATCGCCTTTTTCTTCCAAATTTCTAAAACATCACATTTGCGTCCAATTATTCCTTGTTCGCCCCAAAGTACCAAAAGCGGACAAGTGATTTTTTTGGCAAGATCTGCTTCATCATCAATGAGATCGATAGTAGCGCCAGCGCGATAGTCTTCACAGGTTGCATGAATCGTAGCGGGATCGTTAAAGCAACGAATATATTCTGCTAAAGCATCAGGGGTAAAAGCAGAAAAATCTTTACTCCAGGATTGCAAACAATGGCGTAAAAAATATTCGGGATTGGCACCGATTAACGTTTCAGGTAGAGGATAGGGTTGTATGAGAAAAAACCAATGATAATAAGCACTAGCAAATTCTTTATCGGTAGTTTGGTAGAGATCGTAGGTAGGAAGGATATCTAAGACAGCTAATTTTTTAACTTTTTCGGGATAATCTAGAGTTAAACGATGGGCAACTCTTGCTCCGCGATCGTGGCCGACGAGATAAAATTCTTCATAGCCTAATTGCGACATAACTTCAACCCAATCTCGTGCCATTGCCCGTTTAGAATAATTGCTATGGTCTGGTTTTCCTTGAGGTTTAGAGCTGTCTCCATAGCCTCTCAAATCAGCGATTATTACTGTAAAATCTTCGACTAAACGAGGTGCTATTTTGTGCCATATATAATGAGTTTGAGGATAGCCGTGGAGTAGTAAAAGAGGAAAACCTTTTCCAGCAGTAAATGTATTAATTTGAGCTTCAGTTGTATCAATGATTTTTTGTTGAAAGTTAGTTAGCATGTATCTTTCGTTAACTTCGGTAAATTTCGGTAAATTATTGACACCCGCCAAGAAATTAATTTCTTAGAACCAATAGATGAAGTCTACTTAACTAGAACGATTTTAGATGAATATCAAATCTGTTTAATTGGGAGGATCGAAACGATTGACAAAAGCTGACCAAAAGATCATCGGCGTACCGACTGCTAAACAAAACAACCATTGACTCCAGCTTAAAGGAGCCGTATAAAATACTTGATTAATTAAAGGAGCATGGGCAAAAACGATTTGTAAAACAATCGCCCCAATAATTCCAAAGCCAATGGCAGGAATTTCTATTTCTGTATCGCCTTCATCTTTCAGTTTTGCTCTTAAATTGGGGATCAATTGACTAATACTCAACAGGTAAAAGATCCGACCAGAAATTAAAGAATTAATCGTCATCGTTCGGGCGAGATTTAAATCTCCCGTTGTCGCACGAATATATTCAAATACTCCAAAAATTAAGACCCAGTTAAATGCAGAAATAGCTAGAATTCGTAGAAGGCGACTCTTGGTTAATAAAGGCTCGTTGGGATTGCGGGGAGGATTTTGCATTACATGACTAGCCTTTGGTTCAAAAGCGAGTGGAGTCGTCATGGTGATGGTATTAATCATATTAATCCAAAGAATTTGCAGAGAGAGAATTGGTAGATCTCTGGCGAGTAAAGTACTCAATAAAATTGTCATCGACTCTCCCCCATTGACGGGAAGAATGAAACAAATTGCATTCAATAAATTCTTATAAACTGACCGTCCTTCCTCAACGGCTGCTTCGATTGAAGCAAAGTTATCATCGGCGAGTAGCATATCAGAAGCTTCTTTAGCTACTTCTGTTCCTACACCTCCCATAGCAATTCCGATATCAGCTTGTTTGAGGGCGGGTGCGTCGTTGACACCATCGCCCGTCATGGCAACGATTTCACCCCGCGATTGTAGGGCTTCTACGAGACGCAATTTTTGCTCTGGGGCGACGCGGGCAAAAACTGAGCCATCTTCTACCGCTTGGATT
It includes:
- a CDS encoding GAF domain-containing protein yields the protein MTQTPPPEPSDGQNHFSQTSHGNNPPIENLAKTNSQSQVETRQLFEEAIRRLHQASKEEDILKVIVEEARKVFDCDRVVVYSLDRDSYGVVVAESVAPSWSKALGRTIEDPCFESRYLEEYKNGRVRAIDNIYKAGMTSCYLEQLEKLEVKANLVAPILDRGRLFGLLVAHQCSGTRIWQQVEIAFLTQLAKQAGFLLDRAQNKEETARLQQQTETETQWTNLLADISQQLYQSRNEEDILKASVREVRRVLNCDRVVVYGLNQDSYGVVIAESVAPGWTKSLGITIKDPCFEAKYLEKYKNGRVKALNNIYESGMTPCYIEQLEKLEVKANLVAPILDRGKIFGLLVAHQCSSSREWKQHEIAWMAQVAMQVGFALDNAKLLAERDRLQQQAETETQWTQYFTDAIQYIRQSPNEEDILKASVREVRRVLNCDRVVVYGLNQDSYGVVIAESVAPGWTKSLGITIKDPCFEAKYLEKYKNGRVKALNNIYESGMTPCYIEQLEKLEVKANLVAPILNEGKLFGLLVAHQCSEVRDWKQYEIRWAAQIATQVGFALDNAKLLNNSSDLQKRSDSETQWMQVLQECLQHLRQSSDREEILEATVEEARRILNCDRVLVYGLDRDSYGVVVAESVAPGWMRALGITINDPCFEVRYLEKYRNGRVKALNNIYEAGMTQCYIEQLEKLAVKANLVAPILYEGKVFGLLVAHQCSGARIWQPEEIEFLTRLAAQVGFVLEYAKLMSDREQLQKQVQIEVELTQYFTDAIQHIRSSLNQKHILEVSTEEVRRVLNCDRVVVYSLNRDSYGVVVAESVLPGYPKALGRTIEDPCFEARYLDKYKNGRVRALNNIREAGMTQCYIEQLEKLAVKANLVMPILNEGKLFGLLVAHQCSSPREWKQYEIRWVAQIATQVGFALDNATLLRQVKQSSQAAEHSSKEQHKQIELHKQEISEMLSQTDCQKLSTEALRQSEAIINILHKIQGVVDFARGVVFSAQQIKLQEQQANLTVQAVRETLNQSLDSISAIGDAFKDASVKVMRLSQSSQKLFEAVRTIKELAKQMTQQSMNVTIMAGRTGYVGQDSVGELAESVLSLTQKLVEATANIEPLFSAIELEIKELAFGMEEGKQRLFGGTEPIEETRQKLDWVMTVNDKTNALADKIAQAATKGVQTSTSASQSVQEVANLANQILEQSIAVTESFNKLAALTQKL
- a CDS encoding chemotaxis protein CheW is translated as MVINPELREQAYQLFREEALELLQQVEEILQALLDDPNLAKHDGLNQAINFLETLQDGASQLDLIEVQISIYHLQSLLGSLEQESVEINPELTRELEQAKTNLRTTLLACFDTNPSAESPETSNKDEPSNADKPNMDIHESILYIELSQSLERLEKFLSAPETDVLKLRRHIEAILALGEMLGLSELVAIAQTTLSVLQASPNIARTIGQLALVCFCSVRDLLSHNNLPTEILEQSLTLISQWDKNHQDKEPVSATVQLSKQTSDNLLLPEKTQAPTELELKALAKMNPPVSSEWTLKTSQLFVWLVGDAIFTLPCNRIEENLLPKVIQMIQFEKRRFLQWRKQIAPIYQLSELLSNCPLPELNPSQGGGTSSGEITLTLVIKQSQQIIALESAIDHLITKSELVVKPFDPALVLPSYCYGYCAWESERLVKIIDVAALLDEIFSQHKMLERGSFAKTHQGDRVSV
- a CDS encoding lecithin retinol acyltransferase family protein, with translation MSRGDQIYVYRELINLQGVYEHHGIDCGDGSVIHYRKPSETIERTSIETFTRGNQIYVREYPTGFCFIADVVVDRAQSRLGERKYNLLFNNCEHFATWCKTGISDSKQIREFVPIVTQLNTSQLYEPLKQALRGSDPKNAQQILNEALRDIKVVWDDIQPRYKAALQEVDDWNRVAVEALKLNREDLAKEALKRKLTSKKQAGDLQEQLQQLATITETLLRNSQNLQP
- a CDS encoding ABC transporter permease — its product is MTFSKLSLPSWLNLLVRPSISSQLMLFGLIITVVFILLAIFCPLLTAWGLIPDPTDLLSNNPLEPPESRHWFGTNVRGYDVFARTLYGSQAALEVVLLATTLSLIIGVPLGLISGYLGGRVDKILLFLMDTIYTLPGLLLSVTLAFVLGRGILNVAIAVSISYIPQYYRVVRNHTTSVKTELFVEAAQAMGATPTRVLSRYLFFNVIQSVPVLFTLNAADAILILGGLGFLGLGLPQEVPEWGHDLKEAMPDLSIGIWWTTLFPGLALTLMVTGLSLLGEGLSEIFNPRLRKKI
- a CDS encoding nucleoside phosphorylase, translating into MKLYHIGFGTEDLGDNPPKLAFLSGEPERSRYIAQNYLRDFRLLSDYRGLNSYLGYLSNGQPILAATSGMGAPSLSIVVNELIQVGITEIIHVGTCGSIQPHVPIGSLVISQAALCRQGAANDIAPLEYPAAADPFLTVALARSAQALKVDYHLGITASVDTFYEGQERYESSANPHLQRWLQGITQEYRNLNILNYEMEAGTLFKMAGVYGFSAGCICAVVAQRIEKESIVLESKGAAVESAIAVAMKAAESELYQFR
- a CDS encoding DUF1815 family protein; protein product: MFIRLAQQHRQFVRDLVMNLQALAIVLENRGYLASCYTCGSQMNSASFMVSLGENHLIRFLVSDYGITWTEMRDDRELMKLEGAEAIAQLQDLADLVKYQIEPSQSQDRDNHAIHSK
- a CDS encoding ABA4-like family protein is translated as MTITQLFNVSNLFVLPFWALMILLPNWGVTKKVMESFLPFVALAVLYIYFFVGAITPESAQALASPQLADLAKAFSDETVMATGWTHFLVMDLFVGRWIYWEGQRTGVWTLHSLILCLFAGPVGLLSHILTAWIAKRFFSAIETEAPSTTATTES
- a CDS encoding alpha/beta fold hydrolase; amino-acid sequence: MLTNFQQKIIDTTEAQINTFTAGKGFPLLLLHGYPQTHYIWHKIAPRLVEDFTVIIADLRGYGDSSKPQGKPDHSNYSKRAMARDWVEVMSQLGYEEFYLVGHDRGARVAHRLTLDYPEKVKKLAVLDILPTYDLYQTTDKEFASAYYHWFFLIQPYPLPETLIGANPEYFLRHCLQSWSKDFSAFTPDALAEYIRCFNDPATIHATCEDYRAGATIDLIDDEADLAKKITCPLLVLWGEQGIIGRKCDVLEIWKKKAIAVKGNAINCGHFLAEEAPEETYSAIREFFR